A single window of Vibrio gazogenes DNA harbors:
- the yqiA gene encoding esterase YqiA: MRKPSLLIYIHGFNSSPLSHKAMIMQQYCRDYRPDMRVIVPQLPCFPEAAAQMLAELIREKQQAYRIGLVGSSLGGYLSVWLNSQFHLKAVVINPAVRPYELLQDYLGEQVNPYTHEKYTLEACHIEELKALDIEVLPDPNQFWLLQQMGDEVLDYRQAVEKFRDARQIVEQGGDHSFVGFERYAAAILEFLEL; the protein is encoded by the coding sequence ATGCGTAAACCTTCTCTATTGATCTATATTCACGGTTTTAACAGTTCTCCTTTATCTCATAAAGCGATGATTATGCAGCAATACTGTCGTGATTATCGTCCTGACATGAGAGTGATCGTGCCTCAGCTTCCTTGTTTTCCTGAAGCCGCTGCCCAGATGCTTGCCGAACTGATTCGAGAGAAACAGCAAGCGTATCGCATTGGTTTGGTGGGCAGTTCGCTCGGGGGATATTTGTCTGTCTGGTTGAATTCACAGTTTCATCTCAAAGCTGTGGTTATCAATCCAGCCGTTCGCCCTTACGAATTGTTACAAGACTATCTTGGCGAACAAGTGAATCCATACACCCATGAAAAGTATACGCTAGAGGCTTGTCATATTGAGGAGCTTAAAGCACTGGATATTGAGGTTCTGCCTGACCCAAACCAGTTTTGGCTGTTACAACAAATGGGTGATGAAGTGCTTGATTATCGTCAGGCTGTTGAAAAATTCCGCGATGCCCGACAAATCGTAGAACAGGGCGGCGATCACAGTTTTGTTGGCTTTGAACGCTACGCAGCTGCTATTCTTGAATTTCTGGAACTTTGA
- a CDS encoding DoxX family protein, with protein MSLPLLKKISASPWTASIILLLSRFGLAAIFWLSGQTKIEGFAFNLISGPIHLGWPTIKDSTFTLFEYEYNLPIIPYMWAAYLATIAEHLLAILLLTGLMTRFAALGIFVMTLVIQLFVYPDAYPTHATWLALSAWIMYQGAGAISLDSLLRFRRRHD; from the coding sequence ATGTCACTGCCATTGCTGAAGAAAATCTCGGCCTCTCCGTGGACAGCGTCGATCATTTTATTGCTGAGTCGTTTCGGTCTTGCTGCAATTTTCTGGCTATCCGGACAAACCAAAATTGAAGGCTTCGCGTTCAATTTGATATCCGGCCCAATTCATCTGGGTTGGCCGACGATCAAGGACAGCACATTTACCCTATTCGAATATGAATACAACCTGCCGATCATTCCTTATATGTGGGCCGCTTATCTGGCCACCATTGCCGAACATCTACTGGCCATATTACTACTCACCGGATTGATGACTCGCTTTGCCGCACTGGGTATTTTTGTGATGACGCTGGTGATTCAGCTTTTTGTTTATCCGGATGCTTATCCGACACATGCAACCTGGCTGGCGCTGAGTGCCTGGATTATGTATCAGGGTGCCGGGGCAATCTCATTAGATTCTTTGCTGCGCTTTCGCCGCCGCCATGATTAG
- a CDS encoding putative DNA-binding domain-containing protein, translating to MQQQFSQSILMQNDEVLPQIDAISIAEKQARFAVYRNNVYHSLTEALEEIYPVCQQLVGDDFFRILAGHFIQHYPPASPVLSEYGEHFAEFSSTIPQLSSLPYFSELAKLEYQLLQLTHSADSPVLSITDIQNHLAECADPTQSIWQLTEPCLLWQTSYAVGLIYQAHQPDSGLILSDIQWDKSEYLLLTKREHYGVFYKLSADEFHLLQQLQQGVTLAQASQAIAPAHFPALFSTLLQKPIIRAILPQ from the coding sequence ATGCAACAGCAATTTAGCCAGTCGATCCTGATGCAAAACGACGAAGTGTTGCCACAAATCGACGCCATTTCAATTGCGGAAAAGCAAGCTCGCTTCGCTGTTTACCGCAATAATGTCTATCATTCACTGACTGAAGCGCTGGAAGAGATCTACCCAGTGTGCCAGCAGCTTGTCGGTGACGATTTTTTTCGAATACTGGCAGGTCATTTTATTCAACATTATCCGCCAGCATCGCCCGTTTTAAGCGAATATGGTGAACATTTTGCTGAATTTTCCAGCACCATCCCGCAGCTTTCATCATTGCCTTATTTCAGTGAATTAGCCAAGTTGGAATATCAATTACTGCAATTGACCCACTCAGCGGATAGCCCGGTGCTCTCCATCACTGACATTCAAAACCATCTGGCAGAATGCGCCGATCCGACGCAATCAATCTGGCAACTCACCGAGCCCTGTCTGTTATGGCAAACATCTTATGCGGTCGGGTTAATTTATCAGGCCCACCAGCCAGATTCAGGGCTCATACTTTCGGATATTCAATGGGATAAAAGTGAGTACCTACTACTCACTAAAAGAGAGCACTATGGGGTGTTCTATAAGCTTTCTGCGGATGAATTCCATTTACTTCAGCAGTTACAGCAAGGTGTCACGCTAGCGCAAGCGAGTCAGGCCATCGCACCTGCTCACTTCCCAGCGTTATTTTCAACACTCTTACAAAAACCCATTATTCGCGCGATTTTGCCACAATAG
- the cpdA gene encoding 3',5'-cyclic-AMP phosphodiesterase — protein sequence MDVSFYTEHLDSIKLLQMTDTHLFASDEGSLLSVNTANSFKAVIQEVIARNVDYQLILATGDISQDHSEASYQLFVDSIEPLQKPCLCLPGNHDEQTAMKTVLANSQIIQPRHVTLGPHWQMILLDSQVSGVPYGYISPEQLQQMDDMLRETQARHTLILLHHHPLLVGSRWLDQHTLKNSDSFWEVVLKYPHVKGVVCGHVHQVMERDYHGIQVMSTPSTCVQFKPHSNEFALDLVSPGWRELELHPDGQLTTQVGRVKQGLFLPDFSANGY from the coding sequence TTGGACGTATCGTTTTACACCGAACATCTTGATAGTATAAAACTGCTTCAGATGACCGATACTCATTTGTTTGCTTCTGATGAGGGCAGTCTGCTCAGCGTCAATACGGCAAATAGTTTTAAAGCGGTCATACAAGAAGTTATCGCAAGGAATGTTGATTATCAGCTCATTCTGGCGACAGGTGATATCTCTCAGGATCACTCAGAAGCGTCTTACCAGCTGTTTGTCGACAGCATTGAGCCGTTACAGAAGCCTTGTCTGTGCCTGCCGGGAAATCATGATGAGCAGACCGCAATGAAAACCGTTCTGGCGAATTCTCAAATTATCCAGCCGAGGCATGTGACGTTGGGGCCCCACTGGCAGATGATCTTGCTCGATTCTCAGGTTTCCGGAGTGCCTTATGGGTACATCAGTCCTGAGCAGCTTCAACAGATGGATGACATGTTACGTGAGACGCAAGCAAGACATACGCTTATCTTACTCCACCATCACCCGCTGTTAGTCGGCAGTCGCTGGTTGGATCAGCATACGTTGAAAAACAGTGATTCATTCTGGGAGGTTGTGCTGAAATACCCTCACGTTAAAGGTGTAGTATGTGGTCATGTCCATCAGGTGATGGAACGTGATTATCATGGGATTCAGGTGATGTCTACGCCCTCAACTTGTGTTCAGTTTAAACCGCATTCTAATGAATTTGCGCTGGATCTGGTCTCTCCCGGCTGGCGTGAATTAGAACTCCATCCTGACGGACAACTGACGACACAGGTTGGTCGTGTGAAGCAAGGTCTTTTCTTACCTGATTTCTCAGCAAACGGATACTGA
- the parE gene encoding DNA topoisomerase IV subunit B yields the protein MTEQYNAGAIEVLNGLEPVRRRPGMYTDTARPNHLGQEVIDNSVDEALAGYASKVQVILHSDQSLEVFDNGRGMPVDIHPEEKVSGVELIMCKLHAGGKFSNKNYQFSGGLHGVGISVVNALSKRVEVTVRRDGQVYEIAFEHGDKVSDLTVTGTCGRRNTGTSVHFWPDSTYFDSGNFSVTRLINNLRAKAVLCPGLEITFEDKVNGNDYRWFYEDGLKDYLAEGVKGYTLLPEEPFTGEFKAEIEAATWAVIWQPEGGDMITESYVNLIPTALGGTHVNGLRQGLLDAMREFCEFRNLLPRGVKLTGEDVFERCSYVLSVKMQDPQFAGQTKERLSSRQTAAFVSGVVKDAFSLWLNEKPQLAEQLAEVCIANAHRRMRASKKVVRKKIASGPALPGKLTDCTVQDLSRTELFLVEGDSAGGSAKQARDREFQAVMPLRGKILNTWEVSADQVLASQEVHDISVALGIDPDSDDLDSLRYGKVCILADADSDGLHIATLLCALFTRHFPALVRAGHVYVAMPPLYRIDCGKEVYYALDDQEKDGVLERLSQKKAKINVQRFKGLGEMNPLQLRETTMDPNTRRLVQLTIDDVEATDEMMDMLLGKKRADDRRSWLQHNGDLAEV from the coding sequence ATGACTGAACAATATAATGCTGGTGCCATCGAAGTATTGAATGGTTTAGAGCCAGTACGTCGCAGACCTGGGATGTATACCGATACCGCACGTCCGAACCATTTAGGTCAGGAGGTCATTGATAATAGTGTTGATGAAGCGTTAGCCGGTTATGCATCGAAGGTACAAGTTATTCTTCATTCTGACCAATCTCTGGAAGTGTTCGATAATGGGCGAGGTATGCCCGTTGATATTCACCCAGAAGAGAAAGTCTCAGGCGTTGAGCTAATCATGTGTAAGCTTCACGCCGGAGGAAAATTTTCCAATAAAAATTATCAGTTCTCCGGTGGCTTACACGGGGTGGGGATTTCGGTTGTTAATGCCCTGTCCAAACGTGTCGAAGTAACCGTCCGGCGTGACGGACAAGTTTATGAGATTGCGTTTGAGCATGGTGATAAAGTCTCTGATTTGACGGTGACTGGCACCTGTGGTCGTAGAAATACAGGAACCAGCGTTCACTTCTGGCCGGATAGTACCTACTTTGATTCCGGTAATTTTTCAGTTACTCGACTGATTAATAACCTGCGTGCCAAGGCGGTATTATGTCCCGGTCTTGAAATCACCTTCGAAGATAAAGTGAATGGCAATGACTACCGCTGGTTCTACGAAGATGGTCTGAAAGATTATCTGGCGGAAGGTGTGAAAGGGTATACGCTGTTGCCCGAAGAACCTTTTACCGGTGAGTTTAAAGCAGAAATTGAAGCGGCGACTTGGGCTGTCATTTGGCAACCTGAGGGTGGTGATATGATCACCGAAAGTTACGTTAACTTGATTCCGACCGCGCTCGGCGGGACACATGTCAACGGATTGCGTCAGGGATTACTCGATGCCATGCGTGAGTTTTGTGAATTCCGTAACTTATTACCGCGTGGCGTCAAGCTCACCGGTGAAGACGTTTTTGAGCGTTGTTCCTATGTGTTGTCTGTCAAAATGCAAGATCCGCAGTTTGCCGGTCAAACCAAAGAGCGTTTATCATCGCGTCAAACCGCAGCATTTGTTTCCGGCGTCGTCAAAGATGCATTCAGTTTATGGCTGAATGAAAAACCCCAACTGGCGGAGCAATTGGCAGAGGTTTGTATTGCCAATGCCCATCGCCGGATGCGAGCCAGTAAAAAAGTTGTCCGTAAAAAAATAGCTTCGGGGCCAGCGCTGCCGGGGAAACTGACGGACTGTACGGTACAAGACCTGAGTCGTACCGAACTGTTTTTAGTGGAAGGGGATTCTGCCGGAGGGAGCGCGAAACAGGCCAGAGACCGTGAGTTTCAGGCCGTGATGCCACTGCGGGGGAAAATTCTTAACACGTGGGAAGTGTCAGCCGATCAGGTTCTGGCTTCACAGGAAGTGCACGATATTTCTGTGGCTTTGGGGATTGATCCTGACAGCGATGACCTAGACAGCCTGCGTTACGGTAAAGTCTGTATTCTCGCGGATGCGGATTCGGATGGATTGCATATTGCGACCCTACTGTGTGCGCTATTCACGCGCCATTTCCCGGCATTGGTCCGTGCCGGACATGTCTATGTCGCGATGCCTCCGCTTTACCGAATCGATTGCGGGAAAGAGGTCTACTATGCATTGGATGATCAGGAAAAAGATGGCGTACTCGAACGCCTAAGTCAGAAGAAAGCCAAAATCAACGTGCAGCGTTTTAAAGGACTGGGGGAGATGAATCCACTTCAGTTACGTGAAACAACCATGGATCCCAATACGCGCCGTCTTGTCCAACTCACGATCGACGATGTTGAAGCGACTGATGAGATGATGGATATGCTCCTCGGTAAGAAAAGAGCTGACGACAGACGGTCTTGGTTGCAACACAACGGTGACTTGGCAGAGGTATAA
- the parC gene encoding DNA topoisomerase IV subunit A gives MATEISFDGVEQLPLRKFTEDAYLNYSMYVIMDRALPYIGDGLKPVQRRIIYAMSELGLSASAKYKKSARTVGDVLGKYHPHGDSACYEAMVLMAQPFSYRHPLVDGQGNWGAPDDPKSFAAMRYTEAKLSRFSEVLLSELGQGTVEWQPNFDGTMNEPQMLPARLPHILLNGVTGIAVGMATDIPPHNVREIADAVIHLIDKPQAGLDEIMGYVQGPDYPTEAEIVSARTDIEKIYRTGRGSIKMRALWHKEGGDIVITALPHQVSGAKLLEQIASQMRAKKLPMVEDLRDESDHENPTRIVIVPSKKKIDCDVLMNHLFVSTDLEKSFRVNLNMIGLDNRPQVKGLVEILSEWLEFRRNTVKRRLQYRLDKVLARLHILEGLLVAYLNLDEVIEIIRNEDEPKAVLMARFGISEIQADAILDTRLRHLAKLEEFKIRAEQDELEKERDKLEQLLGSERRLNTLLKKELKADAEKYGDDRRSPLVERAEARALTERELVPSEPITVILSDKGWIRHAKGHDIDCQGLNYKSGDQYLAHACGKSNQQAVFFGSDGRSYSLEAHTLPSARSQGEPITGRLNIAEGTQVRQVVMGEDDQLWLVGSDAGYGFVCKGSDFLSKNRSGKALVNLPDNALIMTPQPLNHLESDEILAITNQGRMLLFPIKDLPQLGKGKGNKIINIPSAKAKEREEFVSHLMVLPQGAAMTIYAGKRKLGLKHDDLDNFRGERGRRGSLLPRGLQRVTRIDIEDVVAEDDGQTSGNDNA, from the coding sequence ATGGCAACAGAAATCAGTTTTGACGGAGTAGAACAGCTGCCGTTACGTAAATTTACGGAAGACGCATACCTGAACTACTCGATGTACGTCATTATGGACCGTGCACTGCCTTACATTGGTGACGGTCTGAAACCCGTTCAGCGCCGTATTATTTATGCAATGTCGGAGCTTGGGTTATCGGCTTCGGCCAAATATAAAAAGTCGGCTCGGACCGTCGGTGACGTGCTGGGTAAATATCATCCCCATGGGGATTCGGCCTGTTATGAAGCCATGGTTCTGATGGCTCAGCCTTTCTCTTACCGTCATCCGCTGGTGGATGGTCAAGGGAACTGGGGGGCACCGGATGATCCGAAATCGTTTGCTGCGATGCGTTATACCGAAGCCAAACTGTCCCGTTTTTCGGAAGTGCTATTGAGCGAGCTTGGACAAGGTACGGTTGAATGGCAGCCAAACTTTGATGGCACTATGAATGAGCCACAAATGCTGCCGGCACGTTTACCACATATCTTACTCAATGGCGTGACAGGGATTGCCGTGGGGATGGCGACAGACATCCCGCCACATAATGTTCGGGAAATCGCCGATGCTGTGATTCATCTCATTGATAAACCTCAGGCTGGTCTAGATGAGATCATGGGTTATGTTCAGGGGCCAGATTACCCGACGGAAGCGGAAATTGTCTCTGCTCGTACCGATATTGAAAAAATATATCGAACGGGTCGCGGTAGTATCAAAATGCGGGCGCTTTGGCATAAAGAGGGGGGGGATATTGTTATCACCGCTCTGCCTCATCAGGTTTCCGGCGCGAAACTGTTAGAGCAAATTGCCAGCCAGATGCGCGCGAAGAAATTACCGATGGTCGAAGATCTGCGTGATGAGTCTGATCATGAAAATCCGACGCGCATCGTGATTGTACCGAGTAAGAAAAAAATCGATTGTGACGTCTTGATGAACCATCTGTTCGTTTCGACTGATTTGGAAAAAAGCTTCCGTGTGAACCTGAATATGATCGGTCTGGATAATCGTCCTCAGGTGAAAGGTTTAGTGGAAATCTTGTCCGAATGGCTTGAGTTCCGCCGCAATACGGTCAAACGTCGCTTGCAGTACCGACTGGATAAAGTTCTGGCAAGATTACACATTCTTGAAGGTTTGCTGGTCGCCTACCTGAATCTTGATGAAGTCATCGAGATTATCCGCAACGAAGATGAGCCGAAAGCAGTTCTCATGGCTCGGTTCGGGATTTCAGAAATTCAGGCGGATGCGATTTTAGATACGCGCTTACGTCATTTAGCGAAACTGGAAGAATTCAAAATCCGCGCTGAGCAAGATGAGCTGGAAAAAGAGCGGGATAAATTAGAGCAGCTACTTGGTTCAGAGCGTCGTTTGAATACGCTGCTGAAAAAAGAGTTGAAAGCCGATGCCGAGAAATATGGCGATGATCGTCGTTCGCCATTGGTTGAAAGAGCTGAAGCAAGAGCATTGACAGAAAGAGAACTGGTCCCGAGTGAGCCGATCACGGTGATCTTGTCGGATAAAGGCTGGATTCGCCACGCCAAAGGCCATGACATCGATTGCCAGGGCCTGAATTATAAATCGGGTGATCAATACTTGGCTCATGCTTGTGGGAAAAGCAATCAGCAGGCGGTGTTCTTTGGCAGTGACGGGCGCAGTTATTCACTCGAAGCGCACACCTTGCCATCCGCGCGTTCTCAGGGGGAGCCGATTACTGGTCGTTTGAATATCGCTGAAGGTACGCAAGTCCGTCAGGTGGTCATGGGAGAAGATGATCAACTGTGGCTGGTGGGGTCAGATGCCGGCTATGGCTTTGTGTGTAAAGGGAGTGATTTTCTCTCCAAGAACCGCAGCGGTAAAGCGTTGGTGAATTTGCCGGATAACGCACTGATCATGACGCCACAACCGTTGAACCATTTAGAATCGGATGAAATTCTGGCGATCACCAATCAAGGTCGCATGTTGTTATTCCCGATAAAAGATTTGCCGCAATTGGGTAAAGGTAAAGGTAACAAGATCATTAATATTCCTTCGGCGAAAGCCAAAGAAAGAGAAGAATTTGTTTCTCATCTGATGGTTCTGCCGCAAGGGGCTGCAATGACGATCTATGCCGGTAAGCGTAAGCTCGGGCTGAAGCATGACGATCTGGACAACTTCCGTGGTGAACGAGGCCGGAGAGGTTCTCTGCTGCCACGCGGTCTGCAACGAGTGACCCGCATTGATATCGAAGACGTCGTAGCTGAGGACGATGGGCAAACATCTGGCAATGATAATGCTTGA